CCATGCCCAATAAATCCTCCAAGAAACCGAAACGCCAGCCAAAGGTTACTCTGCACCCGCTCACCTACACCGACGCTGTAAATGCGTTAATGCAGGTCAAACCAGAGCCAAAAAAGACCAAAAAGAAATAAATTTTGTTCAGGATTGTGTATCTTCTGGAAATACTTGAGTATTAAAGAGCTGGTTTGCCAAAGATATAATTCTGGTAATATTTGACGATATATAGGAATTTGGAACCACTTTTGTTGTTTTGTCATTCAATTTTTCTTCCCAATATGGAACCTGCGTATGGTTCGTATACCCAAGCACCGGAAGCGTGTGGAGCTCGGGATTGCCACGGAGTTCTTCGACGAGGCGGACGGGATCGAGGGCGGGCAGGCCGAGGTCTAAAACGATCAATGAGGGCTTTTGGGCAAGGGCTTCCTTCAGGATCTGCTCCGATTTTGTGGCAACTCGAATCGTGCAGCCCTGGCTTTCCAGGGCCGTTCGGATCTTGGACAAGAAAAAGAGGTCGGTGATCGCGACAAGGACGCTCAGGTTCGTCATCGAAAGAGGATCGCCTTAGTTTAACATACCTTTGATCCGGCCCAACGCTTTCGCGGCCAGCACATAATCCGGATTGGCCTTCAGCGCCTTCTGATATTCCTCCATCGCCCGGTACCATTCCCCCTTCTTTTCCCAGACGCGCCCGAGATTGTGATGGGGAAAACAGTAGCTCTCGTAGCGGGGGGCCTTCGCCGCCTTTTCAAGCCAGGGAATCGCTTCATCCAATTGCCCTTTTTCGATCAGGTAAGCCCCGATATCGTTATAGGGATTCCCGAAATCCGGGTCGACCTCGATCGCCTTGTGGCATTCCTGTATGGCGTCGTCATAGCGTCCCATGAAACTGTAGGTCCACCCCAGAAAGGTGTAGGCCTCGGCCGTGGGATAGATCGCGATGGACTTCTTATAATGTTCGCAGGCCTCTTCCAGCGCCCCGCTCATCTGGAACTCATAGGCTTTTTTAAACAGCTCGGCCGCTTGTTTCCGTTCTTTTTCCCGTTCCTCGGGCATGATTCCCATCCTCATTTATCTTGCAGTCTTGCTTTCCGGCACGCACGGACGCTATACTTGACCGCATGAATCTCCGCCAGAGCATGGACCCCGGCGATAAGGATGAGACGTCTTCTCCCCGGTGCGATCGGTGCGGCTCTCCGTTGATCTCCATCCACTGCAAATTGGTCTGCCGGAATTGCGGATTCATTCGCGACTGCTCGGATCCATAAAAGGGGCTTGCGTCGCCCCCTCCAAAGGCAAAGCCAGATGGAGCGACTCGACTGAGCTCGTCGAAGTCCTCCCCTTCCCGCTCGCCTTGCTCGCTGGAAAAATCTTATTAGGGTCTAGCGTCACCGCTATGTTTTCAATTTCCGTTCCAAGCGCTTTTCGACGCTGGCCATCTTGCTGCTTAGCCGGCCGCGGTGGCCCTTCCGGTAGTCGACCTTGATGCTGACCGAGATACGGTTGCAGTCTTTTCTCATGGTCTCAAAACATCGTTTCACGACACCGAAGACCCTATCCCAGTCTCCCTCGATCACCGTTCCCATCGGGTTGAGGCGGTACGCAATGCCGGATCGATCGATGATATCCAGGGAACGGGCGACGTATTTCCCGACGCTCTCTCCTTTACCCAGCGGGGACATGCTGAACTCCAACAAGACCATGGTCTTCTCTCCTTGTAGGGAACCTCATTATAGCACAGCGGCTCCATCCTGCGATATCGGGTTTGATAAGACGGGGGAATGATTCGAGGGCGGCGAAGTCTTATACGGAAGCGTCGGTCTCCATCCGGTCGAGATCAAGCTCGACGTTCCAGTAGAGATAATCCCGCCAGCTTTCG
This Nitrospiria bacterium DNA region includes the following protein-coding sequences:
- a CDS encoding response regulator, producing the protein MTNLSVLVAITDLFFLSKIRTALESQGCTIRVATKSEQILKEALAQKPSLIVLDLGLPALDPVRLVEELRGNPELHTLPVLGYTNHTQVPYWEEKLNDKTTKVVPNSYISSNITRIISLANQLFNTQVFPEDTQS
- a CDS encoding tetratricopeptide repeat protein translates to MPEEREKERKQAAELFKKAYEFQMSGALEEACEHYKKSIAIYPTAEAYTFLGWTYSFMGRYDDAIQECHKAIEVDPDFGNPYNDIGAYLIEKGQLDEAIPWLEKAAKAPRYESYCFPHHNLGRVWEKKGEWYRAMEEYQKALKANPDYVLAAKALGRIKGMLN
- a CDS encoding MTH1187 family thiamine-binding protein; this encodes MVLLEFSMSPLGKGESVGKYVARSLDIIDRSGIAYRLNPMGTVIEGDWDRVFGVVKRCFETMRKDCNRISVSIKVDYRKGHRGRLSSKMASVEKRLERKLKT